ATGCTGAAGGCGCTCTAAAGGGTAAAGCGGTATATGAAGCGCTAATTGATTATTATGAAGTAATTGAGGATATGCGAAAAGTAGTAATTAATCCTGATATTGGCCGTGCTGAAGGTTACAAGACTTATACTAATACTGAGTTTTATACATTGTTAGGTAATTTGGGTAAGGATAAGGTTAAGGAAATTATGGAGGCTCGCTCAGAGACTTCGCAAATTCTAGACGAGGCTTTAATAGCTATTAAGGGTGTTACAAACGCGAGAGAAAAAAAGAACTTATCAGAAAAGTTGACCAATTTCAATTCTAGGTATTTATTGGAAATAAAAAAGATCTTTAATGAATCTACTCCTGATGCTGTGTATAATAGCGGAATTAGAAAGAGTATTTATATGGATCATTTTTTAAACATTAAAAATGAAGCTGATGCTAAGAACAAGCCTTAGGACTACTTTTGAAGAGTAGTGTTAAGAGAAGCAATTAAAAGTAGTAATTAAGAGAAGTAATTAAGAATATTAGTTAAGCCTTAGATTCAATATCTAAGGCTTTTGATTTAAGGATTTTAATAATGAGAAGTAGAGTAATATCTTTAATTAAAGATGTTTAATTAAGATAGTGGCAATTAGCAGCAATAATTAGTGATAATATGGTAGTATGATTGTATTATTACCATAATAGCAATAATAGGTTTGATATCATAATAGATATGATAATAGATTGGATTATAGATTAATTTTAATATGAATTAATTCTAATTTATAAGGAGATATTTAATGAAGGAGAGCAGATATTATAATTTGTTACTGATGTTAATACTGCTAGTAATAAGCTGCAATTTGAAGTCGAAAGAAGGTGCAGCTAGAGGTGCTTCTGTTAGCGTGGCAACTGTAGATAAAGATTTGTCAAGGGCCAAAAGGGATGATAAGCAAGAGAGCATAGATGTTAAATTTGATAAGCTTTTAAGCACATTCAAGCTACAGGGTGAAGAGGTGGAATTAGTTAAGTATATACGCAGTGCAGTAACTGATTCGGATGTAGGAATTGCAGGTGACAAGACTTACACTGATCTTGAGTTTTACAACTTGTTAGTTAACTTGGGTGATGCTAGGCTTAAAGAAATTATAGCAGCTTATTTAGGTCCCTTTAAAGAACGAAAGGAAGCCCAGCTAGCTATTGATAATCTTAATGGAGCAACATTAAAACGAGAATTGCAAGAATTCCAAGATTGGTTAAAAGCAGAGGAGGACTTCTGCTTAAGTGAACTGAGACGGGTATTTAATGAAACTGCTCTTGATTCTGTGCATGATAGAGCTATAAATAGTAATTATTTGGGGCAGTTTCCTAATATTAAAGCTAGTGCTGAAGGCGTTATGGAGTTTGAAAGGCTATATGCAAGTTTTTCCGCTGATGAGCAAGAAGGAATTGATTATATACGAGATGTGGCAACCAATCCAAATATAGGAGACCCAATGACCAGCATAACGTATAATCATACTGAATTTGATCTCGCTTTTCTCTTGTTAAGAGATAGGTTGCAAGATGTTAAATTGAGGGAAATGATGCAAGTTCATTCAAAGCGGCTTAAAGAAGAAATACCCGCAGCTTTAAATGTTATTGAGCGTATTAATATAGATACACTTCAAGAAAGACTACCGTTCGATACAGCTATAGCAAAAATAGAACTTGATGATGATTTTGATGATATCGAGCATAAGTATCAACGGAATATAAAAGACTTATTCTGTAGTAAGCAGCTTAATTTTGATTATAGGTATTCTTGGTTTGTGTATGGCAATGAATTTGATTTTATTAAGCTTAAAGCTGATGCTGAAGGCGCTCTAAAGGGCGTAGTGGTATACGAAGCGCTGTTTAGTTATCATGAAGCAATTGAGGATATGCTAAAAGTAGTAATTAATCCTTATATTGGCAGTGCTGAAGGTTACAAGACTTATACTAATACTGAGTTTTATACATTGTTAGGCAATTTGGGTAAGGATAAGGTTAGAGAAATGATGGATGCCCACTCAGAGATTTTTCAAATGATGTACAAGGCCTTAAGAGCTATTGAGGGTGTTAAAGACGCGAGAGAAAAAAAGGACTTATCAGAAAAGTGGACCAATTTCAATTCTAGGTATTTATTGGAAATAAAAAAGATCTTTAATGAATCTACTCCTGATGCTGTGTATAATAGCGGAATTAGCAAGAGTATTTATACGGATCATTTTTTAAACATTAAAAATGAAGCTGATGCTAAGAGTAATCCTTAGGACTACTTTTGAAAAGTAGTGTTAAGAGAAGCAATTAAAAGTAGTAATTAAGAGAAGTAATTAAGAATATTGGTTAAGCCTTAGGTAATAATTAATCTAAGGCTTTTGATTTATGCATAACATACCAAAAATATTGATAGGTTATGTAAATAGCAATGTTTATTATAGGGCAGTATATTGCGGTATTATGATATTATTAATTAGTAATAGATTTTCTATGATAATAGATTGGATTATAGATTAATTTTAATATGAATTAATTCTAATTTATAAGGAGATATTTAATGAAGGAGAGCAGATATTATAATTTGTTACTGATGTTAATACTGCTAGTAATAAGCTGCAATTTGAAATCGAAAGAAGGTGCAGCTGGAGGTGCTTCTGTTAGCGGGGTAACTGTAGATAAAGATTTGTCAAGGGCTAAAAGGGATGATAAGCAAGAGAGCATAGATGTTAAATTTGATCAGCTTTTGGATACATTCAAGCTACAGGGTGAAGAGGTGGAATTAGTTAAGTATATACGCAGTGCAGTAACTGATTCGGATGTAGGAACTTCAGGTGACAAGACTTATACTGATCTTGAGTTTTACAACTTGTTAGTTAACTTGGGTGATGCTAGGCTTAAAGAAATTATAGCAGTTTATTTAGGTCCCTTTAAAGCACAAAAGGGAACCCAGCTAGCAATTGAGAATCTTAATGAAGCAACATTAAAACGAGAATTGCAAGAATTCCAAGATTGGTTAAAAGCAGAGGAGGACTTCTACTTAAGTGAACTGAGACGGGTATTTAATGAAACTGCTCTTGATTCTGTGCATGATAGAGCTATAAATAGTAATTATTTGGTGCACTTTCCTAAGCTTAAAGCTAATGCTGAAAGAGTTATGGAGTTTGAAAGGCTATATGCAAGTTTTTCTGCTGATGAGCAAAAGGGAATTGATTATATACGAGATGTGGCAACCAATCCAGATATAGGACACCCAACATACAATATAACGTATAATCATATTGAATTTGATCTCGCTTTTCTCCAGTTAAGAGATGAGTTGCAGGATGTTAAATTGAGGGAAATGATACAAGTTCATTCAAAGCGGCTTAAAGAAGAAATGCCTGCAGCTTTAAATGTTATTGAGCGTATTAATGCAGATCCAGTTATAGTAAGACTAGAACTGGATGATGATTTTTGTGATATCGAGGATAAGTATCAACAGCATGTAAAACACTTATTCTGTAATAGTCAGCTTAATTTTGATCAAAGGTATGCTGGATTTGTGGATAACAATGCATTTAATTTTATTAAGCTTAAAGCTGATGCTGAAGGCGTTCTAAAGGGTAAAGTGGTATATGAAGCGCTAATTGATTATTATGAAGTAATTGAGGATATGCAAAGAGTAGTAATGAATCCTGATATTGGTCGTGCTGAAGGTTACAAGACTTATACTAATACTGAGTTTTATATATTGTTAGGTAATTTGGGCAAGGATAAGGTTAAGGAAATTATGGATGCCCACTCAGAGACTTTGCAAATGATATACAAGGCTTTAGAAGCTATTAAGGGTGTTAAAGACGCGAGAGAAAAAAAGGACCTATCAGAAAAGTTGGGCAATTTTAGTGATAGGGATTCATTGGCAATAAAAAAGATCTTTAATGAATCTACTCCTGATGCTGTGTATAATAGCGGAATTATAAAGAGTATTTATACGGATCATTTTGTAAACATTAAAAATGAAGCTGATGCTAAGAGCAATCCTTAGGACTAATTTTGAAAAGTAGTGTTAAGAGAAGCAATTAAAAGCAGTAATTAAGAATATTGGTTAAGCCTTAGGTAATAATTAATCTAAGGCTTTTTATTTATGCATAACATACCAAAAATATTGATATGTTATGTAAATAGTGTTATGTAAATAGCAATGCTTATTATAGGGCAGTATATTGTGATATTATACTAATATTAATTAGTAATAGATTTTCTATAATAATAGATTGAATTATAGATTAATTTTAAAAAGGAGATATTTAGTGGTAAAGGTAAAATATTATAACTTGTTATTGCTCTTTCCATTATTGCTGATAATAAGTTGTAATTTAAAATCCAAAGAAGATGGACTGCTTGGGGCGCGTTTGATTAAAAAAGGCAAACCATTTAGAGCGCACTTTACTGGAAATAAATCGATTGATAAGGGATTTGGATTTAAAACACCTGTAGGTGCAGCAATCCCTGTAGGTGCAGCAATCCCTGTAGGTGCAGCAATCCCTGTAGGTGCAGCAATCCCTGTAGGTGCAGCAATCCCTGTAGGCGCGGCAGCAATAAAGGAAGATGTGGATAGTGCTTCTGAGGTAGTTGCGGATAAGAGCATAGAAGTTAAGCTTGATGAGCTTTTAAGTACATTCAATCTACAGGATGAAGAAAGACCAGCAGTTAATTATATACGAAGCATAGTAACTAATCCTGACATTCCGGGCGCTAAAACGTATACCGATTTTGAATTTTATGATTTGTTAAAGACATTAGATGCTACTAAGGTTACAAAAATTATGAAGGTTCAATCAAAGGTTCTAAGGGTACAAAGAGAGGCTCAAGTAGCTATTGAAAATATTAATAAAGAGGAAAAAAAGAATGAGTTGCAAGATCGGTTTAATAAGGAGAGTAATTCTTATCCATCTTGGGTAAAATCGGCATTCAGTAAATTTACCCCTAATGATGTGTATCGAAAAGCTATATGTGCTGAGGATGAATATGATTTTGATGACATAAAAGAGGAAGCTGAGAGTTTTAAAGAGTTTGAGGACTTATACGCAGGGAAGCTTTCTGCAGATGAGCTTGTAGTAATTGAATATATACGAAGTGTAGTAACTAATAATATTGTTTATAGTTATGGTGATGTTCTTGACGATGCTAGGTTTAATCTCTTGTTGGGTAGATTAGCTTTTGATAGGGTAAAAAAAATTATTGAATATCATTTAAATACGCATCAAGCAATTGCAGATATTAACTTAATGGTTAAGAATATTAAGAGAGAGAGATCAAAACAACAAATTTTAAGAGATTTTAATGATAACTACAAAGATTCATATCCGTCCAGTTTAAGAGATTGCTTTGCTTTGGTGTATAGTGCTAATGTTATATATAATAGAATTATTCATAATAATTATTTACAAGAGCTTAATGTGATGTTAGATAATATTAGAGGCATTATAGATGGTGAGGTGCTGTACGCAGGCCTGTCTGGTGATGATAAGATTGTAATTGAGTCTATGCGAAATATGATAATTAGTTCTGATGTTAGTGATGGAATTTATGATTATGCTTATAATGATTTTGAGTTTTATTTTGTGTTAGGAGTTTTGGGTGTTGATCAGTTTAGAAAAGTTATAGAAGTTAATTTAAAGGAATTTTTTAGAGTGCAAAAAGAAGCTGAAGACACTATTGAGGGTATTAATGACGATGAATTAAAACAAAAATTGAGACGTGAACTTGGTGCTTGGAATAATAGTTCTATGTATTATCTACGAAAAGCACTAGGTCGGGGCAGTCCTTATGCTTTTGATGATGAGATTATGGATAATAATAATGAAGGAGTGAGTGGTTTTATAAAGATTACAATGAAGGCTAGGACCTTTATAAATTATGAAGAA
The nucleotide sequence above comes from Borrelia hermsii DAH. Encoded proteins:
- a CDS encoding BTA121 domain-containing protein surface lipoprotein, with protein sequence MKSKEGAAGGASVSGVTVDKDLSRAKRDDKQESIDVKFDQLLDTFKLQGEEVELVKYIRSAVTDSDVGTSGDKTYTDLEFYNLLVNLGDARLKEIIAVYLGPFKAQKGTQLAIENLNEATLKRELQEFQDWLKAEEDFYLSELRRVFNETALDSVHDRAINSNYLVHFPKLKANAERVMEFERLYASFSADEQKGIDYIRDVATNPDIGHPTYNITYNHIEFDLAFLQLRDELQDVKLREMIQVHSKRLKEEMPAALNVIERINADPVIVRLELDDDFCDIEDKYQQHVKHLFCNSQLNFDQRYAGFVDNNAFNFIKLKADAEGVLKGKVVYEALIDYYEVIEDMQRVVMNPDIGRAEGYKTYTNTEFYILLGNLGKDKVKEIMDAHSETLQMIYKALEAIKGVKDAREKKDLSEKLGNFSDRDSLAIKKIFNESTPDAVYNSGIIKSIYTDHFVNIKNEADAKSNP
- a CDS encoding BTA121 domain-containing protein surface lipoprotein, which produces MVKVKYYNLLLLFPLLLIISCNLKSKEDGLLGARLIKKGKPFRAHFTGNKSIDKGFGFKTPVGAAIPVGAAIPVGAAIPVGAAIPVGAAIPVGAAAIKEDVDSASEVVADKSIEVKLDELLSTFNLQDEERPAVNYIRSIVTNPDIPGAKTYTDFEFYDLLKTLDATKVTKIMKVQSKVLRVQREAQVAIENINKEEKKNELQDRFNKESNSYPSWVKSAFSKFTPNDVYRKAICAEDEYDFDDIKEEAESFKEFEDLYAGKLSADELVVIEYIRSVVTNNIVYSYGDVLDDARFNLLLGRLAFDRVKKIIEYHLNTHQAIADINLMVKNIKRERSKQQILRDFNDNYKDSYPSSLRDCFALVYSANVIYNRIIHNNYLQELNVMLDNIRGIIDGEVLYAGLSGDDKIVIESMRNMIISSDVSDGIYDYAYNDFEFYFVLGVLGVDQFRKVIEVNLKEFFRVQKEAEDTIEGINDDELKQKLRRELGAWNNSSMYYLRKALGRGSPYAFDDEIMDNNNEGVSGFIKITMKARTFINYEEISARLSDDERAVIKYLRDILTDPEIKAYPGNAPLQTYSDNELKLLLGGLNYTQVQEMAVDLQKILTLQERIQAVIDSINNEESRKDLNHEFSIAKKEYRIFKKMLFNIVSPVNAYDSVIKIDNSNFFIPVQEKASRIKANEAASIGG
- a CDS encoding BTA121 domain-containing protein surface lipoprotein is translated as MKSKEGAARGASVSVATVDKDLSRAKRDDKQESIDVKFDKLLSTFKLQGEEVELVKYIRSAVTDSDVGIAGDKTYTDLEFYNLLVNLGDARLKEIIAAYLGPFKERKEAQLAIDNLNGATLKRELQEFQDWLKAEEDFCLSELRRVFNETALDSVHDRAINSNYLGQFPNIKASAEGVMEFERLYASFSADEQEGIDYIRDVATNPNIGDPMTSITYNHTEFDLAFLLLRDRLQDVKLREMMQVHSKRLKEEIPAALNVIERINIDTLQERLPFDTAIAKIELDDDFDDIEHKYQRNIKDLFCSKQLNFDYRYSWFVYGNEFDFIKLKADAEGALKGVVVYEALFSYHEAIEDMLKVVINPYIGSAEGYKTYTNTEFYTLLGNLGKDKVREMMDAHSEIFQMMYKALRAIEGVKDAREKKDLSEKWTNFNSRYLLEIKKIFNESTPDAVYNSGISKSIYTDHFLNIKNEADAKSNP